A window from Nitrospira sp. ND1 encodes these proteins:
- a CDS encoding TonB-dependent receptor, with translation MKSVVLWGRGTAAACLAAALMVGIEPSVAQAAGEPSDQEAPVVVVDAVEVKGKRIENVEDVKREFARRPGSNILIQEKEITESRALNLQDVLQFAPGVRFQSRFGADEGQFQIRGTSLRNNFHHRGINILINGIFFGDADGFSDFESIDLLAYERIEVYKGANALRYGANSIGGAINFVPRTGYSASTLQMRMLGGSFGMVSGQVSSGKVLQPFQVGNMSATMDYYISVSGNRQDGYQDNSQQARERINANIGLQLGNHQEIRAYFLQANVAERIPGSLTTGQLFQNRQQAGGQSPPGTPPFFACNQNNQVCNYGRYYNLQRIGIAYHNEFAPNQYFEIIPYFSNQYVDHPIFQTIRQENNNVGGEFRYVNSNSLFGKNNSFVAGFQPRYGNQRQQRFVNINGSIGALTQNYTAKTTYFGMYAEDAFDATKDFTIVLGGRWDYTGRQATVDNFGPAGNPFNPNTPSTPTGTNRPLQHFDAISPKIGFVYRTTPTSQLYFNASRAYEAPLNLELLSSVNANGTPNTGFLNLDAQRAWQLELGHRGTSADKRYTWDVTVYNLEMQKEILASIINNQGTFQNANGTRHTGVEAGGGMVLGKGLFAQGGAGREDSLQTRVAYTWSRFKFTDDVRGGGAVGPNVLIAKDGNTVAGAPEHSLNVEFRYDHPSGWWIAPNIEWSLSGFYTDYQNTIKNPSYALINLRSGWNVDEHWTLFAEGRNLTDKTYAGAVVVNDQFNRYANAGLGISAFGGVEYKF, from the coding sequence ATGAAGTCAGTGGTCTTGTGGGGAAGAGGAACGGCGGCGGCCTGTCTGGCCGCGGCCTTGATGGTGGGGATCGAACCGTCTGTTGCGCAGGCGGCCGGGGAGCCGTCGGATCAGGAGGCGCCGGTTGTCGTGGTCGATGCGGTGGAGGTAAAGGGCAAGCGGATTGAAAACGTCGAGGATGTGAAGCGGGAATTTGCGCGTCGTCCCGGCAGCAACATCCTCATCCAGGAGAAGGAGATTACCGAATCGCGCGCGCTGAATCTGCAGGACGTGCTGCAGTTCGCGCCAGGTGTCAGGTTTCAATCGCGTTTCGGTGCCGATGAAGGGCAGTTCCAAATTCGTGGCACCTCGTTGCGCAATAACTTTCACCATCGCGGGATCAATATTCTCATCAACGGAATCTTCTTCGGCGATGCCGACGGATTTTCAGACTTCGAATCGATCGACCTTTTGGCCTACGAACGTATCGAAGTTTACAAGGGCGCGAACGCCCTGCGGTACGGCGCGAACAGCATCGGTGGCGCGATCAATTTCGTGCCGCGCACCGGGTATAGCGCCTCCACCCTGCAAATGCGGATGCTCGGCGGCAGCTTCGGCATGGTGAGCGGCCAGGTGTCCAGTGGCAAGGTCTTGCAGCCCTTCCAGGTGGGCAACATGAGCGCGACGATGGATTACTACATCAGCGTGTCAGGCAATCGCCAGGACGGATATCAAGACAACAGTCAGCAGGCCCGGGAGCGCATCAATGCCAACATCGGCCTGCAGCTCGGCAACCACCAGGAGATCCGCGCCTACTTTCTGCAGGCGAATGTGGCGGAGCGCATTCCTGGATCGTTGACCACGGGACAGCTGTTTCAAAACCGGCAGCAGGCGGGCGGGCAGAGCCCTCCCGGCACCCCGCCGTTTTTTGCGTGTAATCAGAATAACCAAGTCTGTAACTACGGGCGGTACTATAACTTGCAGCGTATCGGAATCGCGTACCACAACGAGTTCGCCCCGAACCAATATTTTGAGATCATTCCCTACTTCTCGAACCAGTATGTGGACCATCCTATCTTTCAGACGATCCGACAGGAGAACAATAACGTCGGCGGTGAGTTCCGGTACGTGAACTCCAACTCGTTGTTCGGTAAGAACAACTCGTTCGTCGCCGGATTCCAGCCGCGATACGGCAATCAGCGGCAGCAGCGGTTCGTGAACATCAACGGCAGTATCGGGGCGCTGACGCAGAACTATACGGCCAAGACGACGTATTTCGGGATGTATGCAGAAGATGCGTTTGATGCCACCAAGGATTTCACCATCGTGCTCGGCGGCCGGTGGGATTACACAGGGCGTCAGGCGACGGTGGATAATTTCGGGCCGGCCGGGAATCCCTTCAATCCCAATACGCCGTCCACGCCGACCGGCACGAACCGGCCGTTACAGCATTTCGATGCAATCAGCCCGAAGATCGGGTTCGTGTATCGCACAACGCCGACCTCGCAATTGTATTTCAATGCCAGCCGGGCCTATGAGGCGCCGCTCAATCTGGAGTTGCTCTCCTCGGTTAATGCGAACGGCACGCCGAATACAGGCTTCTTGAACCTCGATGCTCAGCGGGCATGGCAATTGGAACTCGGTCACCGAGGAACATCAGCGGACAAGCGCTACACCTGGGATGTGACCGTCTACAACTTGGAAATGCAGAAGGAAATTCTGGCCTCGATCATCAACAACCAAGGAACGTTCCAAAATGCGAACGGCACGCGGCATACCGGCGTGGAAGCCGGTGGCGGGATGGTCTTGGGGAAAGGTCTGTTCGCGCAAGGCGGAGCCGGACGAGAGGACAGCCTGCAGACGCGTGTGGCCTACACCTGGTCGCGTTTCAAATTCACCGACGATGTGCGGGGCGGCGGAGCGGTGGGTCCGAATGTACTGATCGCCAAGGATGGGAATACGGTCGCCGGCGCGCCGGAACATAGCCTGAACGTGGAGTTCCGGTACGACCATCCGTCAGGCTGGTGGATCGCGCCGAATATCGAATGGTCGCTGTCCGGCTTTTATACGGACTATCAAAACACCATCAAGAACCCCTCCTATGCGCTTATCAATCTGCGTTCTGGATGGAACGTCGATGAACACTGGACGCTCTTTGCCGAAGGACGTAATTTGACCGATAAGACCTATGCCGGCGCGGTGGTGGTGAACGATCAGTTCAATCGGTATGCCAACGCGGGATTGGGCATCAGCGCGTTTGGAGGAGTCGAGTACAAATTCTAA
- a CDS encoding TonB-dependent receptor, which produces MWARRNSSQIQFILLFTLVVALPFTASRALAQEEAAAGAVVEKSARERDLRDQLQKILHELEELRQAPAGGATAAPVQPSVVQEPSEGKAAEAIPQFELADVSIVSDRVQRRPEGITLSATEQSETESQPTRTLRESMESLPGVILRQANGPRDFSISIRGSGVKTSFAVREIKMYEDGFIQTQSDGLSRLDIHDPWFMRSVEVTRGASSSLYDNYALGGMVHFRTRRGSDINGMESFISGGSYGYQKYGFAVGQQFDNVDISLFGSHVAEDGFIRHSDYSTQTMNFNFRVKVDDKQNLYFKAITNWLDSRVPTRLTLSQFDADHRQAGGINNATNAVLLGQRRLDRRNIIGGMYERQIDANTVLTMEADYDVKDINQTFTQISDNINPNYKHYTDLRHDGRLFDMPLRSYVGFFVNQMEQEGQTFNNLQDFFGTRGTLAQNSRGTIRNIGGRFREELEFVPKWTLAAGLGFEQSQLSVQTINYTAGAVSGRSGAERSFSNWAPELSVSWKPADGYRHWVRASTGYAIPGFGNLLTNPFTGLAGTNFDLKPQKNLNVEIGTESRLHKTLTVQLVGFVTFVKDEIITQVVSNTGGQAAINADSSQYRGIELFYDWRPLDGLRLSGAYTHIDARYINFSDQFLAGGIPTAFVRDGKAVPNVPTDTINFKESYDHAASGWGGWVEVNYMNSYFLNNNNTVGIPAYVIANLNIHKNFEFHNNKWIRFAKFFAEIDNIADKKYAASGNVVADSTADANKTLFFAGYGRSFYAGVTLGLF; this is translated from the coding sequence ATGTGGGCCCGTCGGAATTCATCTCAAATTCAATTCATTCTGCTGTTCACCCTGGTAGTGGCACTGCCGTTCACAGCCTCCCGCGCACTTGCGCAGGAGGAAGCGGCGGCCGGCGCGGTCGTTGAAAAAAGCGCGCGGGAGCGGGACTTGAGGGATCAGCTACAGAAAATTCTTCATGAACTGGAGGAACTCCGACAGGCGCCTGCAGGTGGCGCGACCGCCGCGCCGGTACAGCCGTCGGTGGTGCAGGAGCCGTCGGAAGGAAAAGCCGCCGAAGCGATTCCGCAATTTGAACTGGCCGATGTCAGCATCGTGAGCGACCGGGTGCAGCGGCGTCCGGAAGGGATCACGCTGTCGGCGACGGAGCAGTCGGAAACCGAATCGCAGCCGACCAGGACGCTTCGTGAGTCGATGGAGTCGCTCCCCGGCGTGATCCTGCGACAGGCCAACGGACCGAGGGATTTCAGTATTTCGATCCGTGGCTCGGGCGTCAAAACCTCGTTTGCGGTGCGTGAGATCAAAATGTACGAAGACGGATTCATTCAAACGCAATCCGATGGATTGTCCCGTCTGGATATCCACGATCCCTGGTTTATGCGGAGCGTCGAAGTCACGCGAGGCGCGTCTTCCTCTCTCTACGACAACTACGCACTGGGCGGCATGGTGCACTTCCGTACGAGGCGTGGCAGTGACATCAACGGGATGGAGAGTTTCATCAGCGGCGGGTCCTACGGCTATCAGAAATACGGATTCGCCGTCGGCCAGCAATTCGACAATGTGGACATCTCGCTCTTCGGCAGTCACGTCGCCGAGGACGGATTCATTCGCCACAGCGACTACAGCACGCAAACGATGAATTTTAATTTTCGCGTGAAGGTGGACGACAAGCAGAACCTGTATTTCAAGGCGATTACGAACTGGCTGGACTCGCGGGTGCCGACGCGGCTGACGCTGTCGCAGTTCGATGCCGACCACCGGCAAGCCGGCGGGATCAACAATGCCACGAATGCCGTGCTCTTGGGCCAGCGTCGATTGGACCGGCGGAATATCATCGGTGGAATGTATGAACGGCAGATCGATGCCAACACCGTCTTGACGATGGAAGCCGACTACGACGTGAAGGACATCAATCAGACCTTCACGCAGATCAGCGACAACATCAATCCGAACTACAAACACTACACCGATCTACGTCATGACGGGCGGCTGTTCGACATGCCCTTGCGCAGTTACGTCGGATTTTTTGTGAATCAGATGGAGCAGGAAGGGCAGACCTTCAATAACCTCCAGGACTTTTTCGGTACGCGCGGCACATTGGCACAGAACAGCCGCGGGACGATCCGGAACATCGGCGGACGGTTTCGAGAAGAATTAGAATTTGTTCCGAAGTGGACCCTGGCCGCAGGCCTCGGGTTCGAGCAATCGCAGTTGAGCGTGCAGACGATCAACTACACGGCTGGGGCGGTGAGTGGCCGGTCCGGAGCCGAACGAAGCTTCAGCAACTGGGCGCCGGAACTGTCGGTCAGCTGGAAGCCGGCCGATGGGTATCGCCATTGGGTGCGCGCTTCCACCGGGTATGCCATTCCGGGGTTTGGCAATCTGTTGACCAATCCCTTTACGGGTCTTGCCGGAACCAACTTCGATCTGAAGCCGCAGAAAAACCTCAACGTCGAAATCGGCACCGAGTCCCGGCTGCACAAGACCTTGACGGTGCAGTTGGTCGGCTTCGTCACGTTCGTCAAAGACGAAATCATCACCCAGGTCGTGTCCAATACCGGCGGCCAGGCCGCGATCAACGCGGACTCGTCGCAGTATCGGGGCATTGAGTTGTTCTACGACTGGCGTCCATTGGACGGGTTGCGGCTCTCCGGTGCCTACACGCATATCGACGCCCGGTACATCAATTTTAGCGATCAATTCCTGGCCGGCGGGATTCCGACGGCATTCGTGCGGGACGGCAAGGCGGTGCCGAACGTGCCGACGGACACCATCAATTTCAAGGAGTCCTACGATCATGCCGCCAGCGGGTGGGGCGGTTGGGTGGAAGTCAACTATATGAATAGTTACTTCTTGAACAACAACAACACGGTAGGCATCCCTGCCTATGTCATCGCCAACCTGAATATCCATAAGAACTTCGAGTTCCACAATAACAAGTGGATCCGCTTCGCGAAGTTCTTTGCTGAGATCGACAATATTGCGGACAAGAAATATGCGGCCTCCGGCAACGTGGTGGCCGATAGCACGGCGGATGCGAACAAGACGTTGTTCTTTGCCGGGTATGGCCGGTCGTTTTATGCCGGGGTGACGTTGGGATTGTTTTAA
- a CDS encoding TlpA disulfide reductase family protein, with amino-acid sequence MMPTGLLRGLMLAVVLSTTAGPVWADDPFAALKIARVAPGTAAAAFELQSLDGRSVQLADLKGKVVVVNFWATWCGPCKEEMPAFERLRRQLDPDRFVLLTITTDLQRAGIKQFLANLNVQLPVLFDEQQDVSQAYLVRALPTTVFIDRQGALLGRAVGPREWDAPKAVQALQGLMP; translated from the coding sequence ATGATGCCGACGGGATTGTTGAGAGGCCTCATGCTGGCGGTTGTGCTGAGCACGACGGCCGGTCCTGTATGGGCGGATGATCCTTTCGCCGCGTTGAAAATCGCGCGGGTTGCACCGGGCACTGCCGCTGCGGCCTTTGAGCTACAGTCGCTGGATGGCCGGTCGGTGCAACTCGCGGACTTGAAGGGGAAAGTCGTCGTGGTGAATTTCTGGGCCACCTGGTGCGGGCCCTGCAAAGAAGAAATGCCGGCCTTTGAGCGTCTGCGACGGCAGCTGGACCCCGACCGCTTCGTGTTGCTGACCATCACGACCGACTTGCAGCGCGCCGGCATCAAGCAGTTCCTGGCTAATCTCAACGTGCAACTCCCCGTGTTGTTCGACGAGCAGCAGGATGTCTCGCAAGCCTATCTGGTGCGGGCCTTGCCGACCACGGTGTTCATCGACCGGCAGGGGGCCTTGCTGGGCCGCGCTGTCGGACCGCGTGAGTGGGATGCGCCCAAGGCGGTGCAGGCGTTGCAGGGGCTGATGCCATGA
- a CDS encoding amidohydrolase family protein, whose protein sequence is MHRILLCLVCLLAGCAGGTGLSSKASQQTGPSGSDSYAFTNGRWFDGKGFQAATWYSVQGRLTRTPPQGRVETVDLSGLFVVPPFGEAHNHNVEGSWNIQAVAERYLKDGVFYVKNPNNVRDLALETRGAVNRPTSIDATFAHAGLTGQGGHPIALYEDVLRLGRYEPAIGTVERGWFENRSYIVLDTDADVETKWPVITSGRPDFLKVYLVHSEDDDATGKSGHSPQRSGLHPRLVAQIVAKAHAAGLQVTAHVETAADFRHAIRAGVDEIAHVPGWLVNSAADAESARLTEADARLALERHVRVVTTAVAGSAMPSVTGHHPHGHYEGHATGPSDHHATAPDESLSQVLKDNIALLHRVGVRVVVGSDHAETSLAEVMQLGRFHLFDNLTLLKMWCEDTPASIFPDRRIGRFDEGYEASFVALAGNPVEDFSQVQRIVRRFKQGVNLDRSFRHDAAPSGAGHRAH, encoded by the coding sequence ATGCATCGCATTCTGTTGTGTCTGGTGTGTCTGCTGGCCGGTTGCGCGGGAGGGACGGGCCTATCGTCGAAGGCCTCGCAGCAGACCGGGCCGTCCGGGAGCGATTCCTATGCCTTCACCAACGGCCGATGGTTCGACGGGAAAGGGTTTCAGGCGGCCACTTGGTATTCAGTCCAGGGACGTTTGACCCGCACCCCGCCGCAGGGGCGAGTCGAGACGGTGGATCTCTCCGGCCTGTTCGTCGTGCCGCCGTTCGGTGAAGCGCACAATCATAACGTGGAAGGTTCGTGGAATATTCAGGCGGTGGCAGAGCGGTACCTCAAGGACGGCGTGTTCTATGTGAAGAATCCGAACAACGTCCGGGACCTCGCCCTGGAAACTCGCGGCGCGGTCAATCGACCGACGAGCATCGATGCGACCTTTGCGCACGCAGGGCTGACGGGGCAAGGAGGCCATCCCATCGCGTTGTATGAGGATGTGTTGCGCCTGGGCCGGTACGAACCGGCCATCGGGACGGTCGAGCGAGGCTGGTTTGAGAACCGGTCGTACATCGTGCTCGACACCGATGCCGATGTGGAGACGAAGTGGCCGGTGATCACGAGTGGCCGGCCTGACTTCCTGAAAGTGTATCTCGTGCATTCCGAAGACGATGACGCGACCGGGAAGTCCGGACATTCCCCGCAGCGAAGCGGTTTGCATCCTCGACTCGTGGCACAGATTGTCGCCAAGGCCCATGCGGCAGGGCTACAGGTGACGGCCCATGTCGAAACGGCGGCGGACTTTCGCCATGCGATCCGTGCGGGAGTCGATGAGATTGCGCATGTGCCGGGATGGTTGGTGAACAGTGCCGCCGATGCGGAGTCCGCCCGACTCACGGAAGCGGATGCGCGGTTGGCCTTGGAACGTCACGTGCGGGTCGTGACCACCGCTGTGGCGGGAAGCGCCATGCCCTCCGTGACAGGACATCACCCGCACGGGCACTACGAAGGGCATGCCACCGGGCCGTCCGATCATCACGCAACGGCGCCGGATGAATCATTGTCACAGGTTCTCAAGGACAACATCGCGTTGCTCCATCGCGTGGGAGTGCGCGTCGTGGTGGGCAGCGACCATGCCGAGACATCGCTGGCGGAGGTGATGCAGCTGGGCAGGTTTCATCTCTTCGACAACCTGACGCTGCTCAAGATGTGGTGTGAGGACACGCCGGCTTCGATTTTTCCCGACCGTCGGATCGGGCGATTCGACGAAGGGTACGAGGCCAGCTTTGTCGCTTTGGCCGGCAACCCCGTCGAGGATTTTTCGCAAGTGCAGCGTATCGTGCGGCGATTCAAGCAGGGTGTGAATCTCGATCGTTCCTTCCGTCATGACGCCGCCCCTTCAGGGGCCGGTCACCGGGCTCACTGA
- a CDS encoding Plug domain-containing protein, with amino-acid sequence MDRVSKDLRPVGFPILVCAGILAAWWIAAGCVWAGDGQAVGSDSARAQRIEELQKHRERIERELNQLKQQPDGVSRSSVPRTELSNQPTRTLKESMESVPGVASSPGAEGRSVDLSIRGAGK; translated from the coding sequence ATGGATAGAGTAAGCAAAGATCTGCGACCGGTCGGTTTCCCGATTCTTGTCTGTGCGGGGATTCTCGCGGCCTGGTGGATTGCCGCGGGCTGTGTGTGGGCTGGAGATGGGCAGGCCGTCGGTTCCGATTCTGCTCGGGCTCAGCGGATCGAGGAACTTCAGAAGCATCGGGAGCGCATTGAGCGGGAATTGAATCAATTGAAACAGCAGCCGGACGGGGTCAGCCGCTCGTCGGTGCCGAGGACCGAACTGAGCAACCAGCCCACGCGGACGCTGAAAGAATCCATGGAGTCGGTTCCGGGGGTTGCGTCGTCTCCGGGAGCAGAGGGACGATCCGTCGATCTCTCCATCAGAGGAGCCGGAAAATGA
- a CDS encoding sialidase family protein: MGQSETSLGGLLALCLAAAIPIAAAQAESAVPFELSQKFVTEHKVKSLVGPSVQVDEQGQVSLAWMEEEKDVRSVLYARSAEAGGPMGVPVRINRPEDVPYWRQEAPALVVQGEDVFVTWGLAHPKATPQQPFATELRLSRSIDGGKTFQPSVAVNDDPGVIQHTFDALHRDADGRLHLSWIDGREGKKEPGTYVARSLDRGATITRNLKVDEGTCVCCRTAVTSGPEGMVYVAWRKIFEGNVRETVVARSTDHGETFEAPVIVGHDRWVFPACPHRPASMGVDRQGRLYVVWYTEGTDEIPAVYIAYSDDRGKSFSEKRKLNVSKNTFPDHPQIAVDPEGRIVVVWEEQAPVKRDVVMSVSMDRGATFTAPHKVNEKKSQTPVVAVNSQGLFALAWMEHGMPGHKIVMQTVKVPSVKVAAEPVR; this comes from the coding sequence ATGGGACAGTCTGAAACAAGCCTGGGCGGTCTGTTGGCCCTGTGCCTCGCTGCGGCGATCCCTATTGCGGCCGCGCAGGCGGAGTCGGCCGTTCCCTTCGAACTCAGCCAGAAGTTTGTGACCGAACACAAGGTGAAGAGCCTGGTGGGTCCGTCCGTGCAGGTGGATGAGCAGGGGCAAGTCTCCTTGGCCTGGATGGAAGAGGAGAAGGATGTGCGGTCGGTTCTGTACGCCCGCAGCGCGGAGGCAGGCGGGCCGATGGGAGTGCCGGTGCGCATCAACCGCCCGGAGGACGTGCCCTATTGGCGCCAGGAAGCGCCGGCGCTGGTTGTGCAGGGGGAAGACGTGTTTGTCACCTGGGGCCTGGCCCATCCGAAAGCCACGCCGCAACAGCCCTTCGCGACGGAATTGCGATTGAGCCGCTCGATCGATGGGGGCAAGACGTTTCAGCCCTCCGTCGCGGTGAACGACGATCCGGGGGTCATTCAACATACCTTCGATGCGTTGCATCGTGATGCGGATGGACGGTTGCACCTCTCCTGGATCGACGGGCGTGAAGGAAAGAAGGAGCCGGGTACCTACGTGGCCCGTTCGTTGGACCGTGGCGCGACGATCACCAGGAATCTCAAGGTGGACGAGGGTACCTGTGTCTGCTGCCGCACGGCGGTGACGAGTGGTCCTGAGGGCATGGTCTACGTAGCTTGGCGCAAGATTTTTGAAGGCAATGTTCGTGAAACTGTGGTCGCCCGTTCGACGGACCACGGGGAGACCTTCGAGGCGCCCGTGATCGTGGGGCATGATCGATGGGTGTTCCCGGCCTGCCCGCATCGTCCGGCCTCGATGGGTGTGGACCGTCAGGGTCGTCTCTACGTCGTCTGGTACACCGAAGGAACGGACGAAATCCCCGCCGTCTACATCGCCTATTCGGACGATCGGGGGAAGAGTTTTTCTGAAAAGCGGAAGTTGAACGTCTCGAAAAACACCTTTCCCGACCATCCGCAGATTGCGGTCGATCCCGAAGGACGGATCGTGGTGGTGTGGGAGGAGCAGGCTCCGGTCAAGCGGGATGTGGTGATGAGCGTCTCGATGGATCGTGGGGCAACGTTTACGGCGCCGCACAAGGTAAACGAGAAAAAAAGCCAGACTCCGGTCGTGGCGGTGAATAGTCAGGGCCTGTTTGCCTTGGCCTGGATGGAGCATGGCATGCCAGGTCATAAAATTGTGATGCAGACCGTGAAGGTGCCTTCGGTGAAGGTGGCGGCTGAACCGGTGCGTTAG
- a CDS encoding energy transducer TonB — translation MENVLVAQSWQPKRSMTGWGASLLLHACLALAAFGLMPKMAMVVEKEPFKWDVALVEAPREVVRQEEPAPVPQVQPPVPTPVKPRPEPVRAVPPPPQPVQRQVETRVVPQAIQREVQPVVETVRPQEQIQPTREVVQVQAKPIEPQEVQKTEPLMQAAMPAEVVRETAAAVEQTIVEAAPATAQTYQAQAVISEPTVMETRPEPVVTASAPVVHAAPAAEPAPASPAPAVEAVASVSEPAPAPPAPTAPVAAVPAPVAAAQPDPATLQEHQVVARVATPRPATKADYGWLAESLHRRIIELRHYPSTARLNGWEGKVVLKVSIRQDGQLKDVEVVKSSGHESLDQAAMEAVRRACPLHMKHELTAPMVVLHLPVSYSLNR, via the coding sequence ATGGAGAATGTGCTCGTGGCGCAATCGTGGCAACCGAAGCGGTCGATGACAGGGTGGGGAGCATCGCTCCTGTTGCATGCCTGCCTCGCGCTGGCGGCATTCGGGCTGATGCCGAAAATGGCCATGGTGGTGGAGAAAGAGCCGTTCAAATGGGATGTGGCGCTGGTCGAGGCTCCGCGTGAAGTGGTGCGCCAGGAAGAGCCGGCTCCGGTGCCGCAGGTGCAGCCTCCCGTTCCGACTCCGGTGAAGCCGCGACCTGAGCCGGTACGTGCCGTGCCACCGCCGCCTCAGCCGGTGCAACGTCAGGTGGAAACGCGGGTCGTGCCGCAGGCGATCCAACGTGAGGTGCAGCCGGTCGTCGAAACGGTTCGTCCTCAAGAACAGATTCAGCCGACCAGGGAAGTGGTGCAGGTGCAAGCCAAGCCCATCGAGCCGCAAGAGGTTCAAAAAACGGAGCCGTTGATGCAAGCGGCGATGCCGGCTGAGGTGGTACGGGAAACTGCTGCGGCCGTCGAGCAGACGATTGTGGAGGCGGCGCCTGCAACGGCTCAGACCTATCAGGCCCAGGCGGTGATCAGCGAGCCGACGGTGATGGAGACGAGGCCTGAACCGGTTGTTACGGCGAGTGCGCCGGTCGTGCACGCTGCTCCGGCGGCTGAACCGGCCCCGGCGAGTCCCGCTCCGGCCGTGGAGGCCGTCGCGTCCGTCAGTGAGCCGGCGCCTGCCCCTCCTGCCCCGACGGCCCCGGTCGCTGCCGTCCCCGCGCCAGTGGCGGCAGCGCAGCCGGATCCAGCGACGTTACAAGAACATCAAGTCGTGGCGCGCGTGGCGACGCCGAGGCCCGCCACCAAAGCCGATTATGGCTGGTTGGCCGAATCGCTGCATCGCCGCATCATCGAACTCCGGCATTATCCCAGCACCGCGCGCTTGAACGGCTGGGAAGGCAAAGTCGTCTTGAAGGTCTCGATCCGCCAGGACGGCCAACTCAAAGACGTCGAGGTGGTGAAAAGTTCAGGGCATGAGTCGTTGGATCAGGCGGCGATGGAAGCGGTGCGGCGCGCCTGTCCTCTGCATATGAAGCACGAGTTGACGGCGCCGATGGTCGTGCTGCATCTGCCGGTCAGTTACAGTTTGAATCGCTAG
- a CDS encoding helix-turn-helix domain-containing protein yields the protein MNKQLLRVGEAADVLAVSRWTIYRWVEEGRLEGTKIGRGSLRVFRTSLERLVQNNKTQEMNLTV from the coding sequence ATGAACAAGCAACTCTTGCGGGTCGGTGAGGCGGCGGATGTGTTGGCCGTGAGCCGCTGGACGATTTATCGGTGGGTGGAAGAAGGGCGGTTGGAAGGCACCAAGATCGGGCGCGGCAGCCTCAGGGTGTTCCGCACGTCGCTGGAACGCCTGGTGCAAAACAATAAGACGCAGGAAATGAACCTGACCGTCTGA
- a CDS encoding sialidase family protein, translating to MVPVSEIGVAVCGAATLLALVGFSSGASAHNESQAVTMLGAPLTLVQSTTALSPPTLRFHRDGRLHAAWIEKNGVQGEVKTAVISADHSAVAQVSVNPPGAGPEAVHQSPGFAIGVDGEQFVTWSSANKTPGALFASDLRLARLDSGGARVQPPVQVNDDGLAISHTFEHVIAGKNGEIYLAWLDGRNKDRSGAGIMFACSRDHGATVDKNLVLDGMACPCCRPMLAQASDGSLWAAWRKTFEGNVRDIVIAHSTDQGRTFSPPTVVSRDGWVFDACPHRGPSIAFDGRGRLYIGWYTEGKDEQPRLFISTSDDQGTTFSAPVALHNATTSLPDNLHMAVHPDGRVVAVWEEVTGVRKRVVMRVSDDRGQTFSPMQTLSSGSKAEHPTVAIHDSGTVALGWTEHAFPYNRIIVQQGQLSRVVTP from the coding sequence ATGGTCCCTGTGAGTGAGATCGGCGTTGCCGTGTGTGGTGCTGCGACCCTGCTGGCTCTCGTCGGCTTCAGCAGCGGAGCCTCTGCCCACAATGAATCCCAGGCGGTCACGATGCTTGGGGCGCCGCTCACACTCGTCCAGTCCACCACGGCCCTCTCTCCCCCCACACTTCGGTTTCATCGCGATGGAAGGCTGCACGCGGCCTGGATTGAAAAAAACGGGGTGCAGGGGGAGGTGAAGACCGCAGTTATTTCCGCTGATCACTCGGCGGTCGCCCAGGTTTCCGTCAATCCGCCGGGTGCCGGGCCGGAAGCCGTGCATCAATCACCGGGTTTCGCCATAGGCGTGGACGGAGAACAGTTTGTCACCTGGTCCTCTGCCAATAAGACACCCGGAGCCTTATTCGCGTCGGATCTCCGCCTCGCGCGATTGGACTCGGGGGGCGCGCGTGTTCAGCCGCCGGTGCAGGTCAATGACGATGGCTTGGCCATTTCGCATACCTTTGAGCATGTGATTGCCGGAAAAAATGGCGAGATCTATCTTGCATGGCTGGATGGACGGAACAAGGACCGGAGCGGGGCAGGGATCATGTTCGCGTGCTCCCGGGATCACGGCGCCACGGTCGATAAGAATCTCGTCCTCGACGGGATGGCCTGTCCCTGTTGCCGTCCGATGCTCGCGCAGGCGTCGGATGGGTCGCTGTGGGCCGCCTGGCGCAAGACCTTCGAGGGCAATGTGCGGGACATTGTGATTGCGCATTCAACCGACCAGGGCCGGACGTTTTCCCCGCCGACCGTCGTCAGTCGGGACGGATGGGTCTTTGACGCCTGTCCCCATCGGGGCCCTTCGATCGCATTCGATGGCCGGGGACGCCTCTATATCGGGTGGTACACCGAGGGCAAGGACGAACAGCCGCGCCTCTTTATTTCAACATCGGACGATCAGGGCACGACGTTTTCCGCGCCGGTAGCGCTACACAATGCCACAACCTCTTTGCCGGACAATCTCCACATGGCCGTCCATCCGGATGGCCGGGTCGTGGCGGTGTGGGAGGAAGTGACGGGGGTGCGAAAGCGTGTGGTGATGCGGGTTTCTGACGATCGCGGGCAGACATTCAGCCCGATGCAGACCTTGAGCAGCGGCTCCAAGGCCGAGCATCCGACCGTGGCCATCCACGACAGTGGAACGGTGGCGTTGGGCTGGACCGAACATGCCTTTCCGTACAACAGAATTATCGTACAACAGGGGCAACTGTCGCGCGTGGTGACACCCTAG